Proteins encoded in a region of the Devosia sp. RR2S18 genome:
- the ndk gene encoding nucleoside-diphosphate kinase, with product MAIERTFSIIKPDAVRRNLIGKIIAKFEENGLRPIALKKIHMTREQAEGFYAVHKDRPFFGELVDQMIASPVVVQVLEGEGAILKNREIMGATNPANAAEGTIRKEFALSVGENSVHGSDAPETAAEEIKYFFNDDELVG from the coding sequence ATGGCGATCGAACGCACCTTCTCCATCATCAAGCCCGATGCGGTCCGCCGCAACCTTATCGGCAAGATCATCGCCAAGTTCGAAGAGAACGGCCTGCGCCCGATCGCCCTCAAGAAGATCCACATGACCCGCGAGCAGGCCGAAGGCTTCTACGCAGTCCACAAGGACCGCCCCTTCTTCGGTGAGTTGGTCGATCAGATGATCGCTTCGCCCGTCGTGGTCCAGGTGCTGGAAGGCGAGGGCGCCATCCTCAAGAACCGCGAGATTATGGGCGCCACCAATCCGGCCAACGCTGCCGAAGGCACCATCCGCAAGGAATTTGCACTGTCCGTCGGCGAGAACTCCGTCCACGGCTCGGACGCCCCCGAGACTGCTGCCGAAGAGATCAAGTACTTCTTCAACGACGACGAACTGGTCGGCTAA
- a CDS encoding tautomerase family protein, with product MPEVYVYAVEGRTAEQKRGLMKDITDAVVKNFGTDPEKVTVQIVESPKDSKAKGGIPFSER from the coding sequence ATGCCCGAGGTCTACGTCTACGCTGTTGAGGGCCGCACTGCCGAGCAGAAGCGGGGCCTTATGAAGGACATCACCGATGCGGTGGTGAAGAATTTCGGCACCGATCCTGAAAAGGTCACGGTGCAGATCGTCGAGTCGCCTAAGGACAGCAAGGCCAAGGGCGGCATTCCTTTCAGCGAGCGTTAG
- a CDS encoding DEAD/DEAH box helicase: MSLPATILPPLARALTAKGYETLTPVQSAIIEDETAGRDLLVSAQTGSGKTVAFGMAIAPTLLGEDDSFGAAGAPLALVIAPTRELALQVQRELDWLYAEAGARTASAVGGMDARTERRALERGAHIIVGTPGRLRDHITRGALDMSGLRAVVLDEADEMLDLGFREDLEFILDAAPEDRRTLLFSATVPRPIAQLAKTFQRDALRISATSGEEQHADIDYKLMLVPAAERENAIINTLLFFDSANTIVFASTREGVKHLSARLHNRGFDVVTLSGELTQSERTNALQSMRDGRARICVATDVAARGIDLPNLDLVIHADLPTNADTLLHRSGRTGRAGRKGTCVIIAPMHRRNVAQRILKTAKLDVSMMAPPSAAQIEAQYRESILTAEALSRPVAEDESEFVAQLLARHSAEAIAAAYLRQQLASRPAPEDVTENAMPDKPGDKDPRTRERFEGGTWFKVTVGRKHKAEPRWVLPMLCKAGNVTKTAIGSIRIFDTESHFEVAADKADSFARSVEKNGSGERGVQILAIDAPGERPTSPRAAGPRPSNKRPPGPPARYDPAAPRSERSDRKQRYGSTALGADDFEAPPAEEVRAPRPDKPRGPKPTTKDKGKPKWAGKAAEGEPRPKKAKPAKKDHKPKRKPQV; encoded by the coding sequence ATGTCCCTGCCTGCAACGATCCTTCCGCCGCTTGCCCGTGCCCTTACCGCCAAGGGCTACGAAACACTCACCCCCGTTCAGTCCGCCATTATCGAGGATGAGACCGCCGGCCGCGATCTCCTCGTTTCGGCGCAGACCGGCTCGGGCAAAACCGTTGCCTTCGGCATGGCCATTGCGCCGACCCTGCTCGGTGAGGACGACAGCTTCGGCGCCGCCGGTGCGCCTTTGGCCCTGGTGATCGCCCCCACGCGCGAACTCGCCCTCCAGGTGCAGCGCGAACTTGACTGGCTCTATGCCGAAGCCGGCGCCCGTACGGCGTCGGCCGTCGGTGGCATGGATGCCCGCACCGAGCGCCGGGCTCTGGAACGCGGCGCCCACATCATCGTGGGCACACCCGGCCGTCTGCGGGATCATATCACCCGTGGCGCCCTCGATATGTCGGGACTCCGCGCCGTCGTTCTCGACGAGGCCGACGAGATGCTCGATCTGGGCTTTCGCGAAGACCTCGAGTTCATCCTCGACGCCGCGCCCGAAGACCGGCGCACGCTGCTGTTTTCGGCCACCGTGCCGCGCCCAATCGCGCAACTGGCCAAGACCTTCCAGCGGGATGCTTTGCGCATCAGCGCCACTTCGGGCGAAGAGCAGCATGCCGATATCGACTACAAGCTGATGCTGGTCCCCGCCGCCGAGCGGGAGAACGCCATCATTAACACGCTGCTGTTCTTCGACAGCGCCAACACCATTGTTTTTGCCTCCACCCGCGAGGGCGTGAAACATCTCTCAGCACGCCTCCACAATCGCGGCTTCGACGTCGTGACGCTTTCGGGCGAGCTCACCCAGTCCGAACGCACCAACGCCCTGCAATCTATGCGCGATGGCCGCGCCCGAATCTGCGTTGCCACTGACGTAGCTGCCCGCGGCATCGATCTGCCCAATCTTGACCTCGTCATCCATGCCGACCTTCCAACCAACGCCGATACGCTGCTCCACCGGTCCGGCCGCACGGGGCGGGCAGGGCGCAAGGGCACCTGCGTCATCATCGCCCCCATGCATCGGCGCAACGTGGCCCAGCGCATCCTGAAAACCGCCAAGCTGGACGTCAGCATGATGGCGCCTCCCAGCGCCGCACAGATCGAAGCTCAATATCGGGAATCCATCCTGACGGCAGAAGCATTGAGCCGGCCGGTGGCCGAAGATGAGAGTGAGTTCGTCGCGCAATTGCTGGCTCGTCACAGCGCCGAAGCCATCGCCGCCGCCTATTTGCGCCAGCAATTGGCCTCCCGACCGGCGCCCGAGGACGTTACGGAGAACGCCATGCCGGACAAGCCCGGCGACAAGGACCCACGCACGCGCGAGCGTTTCGAGGGCGGCACTTGGTTCAAGGTCACCGTGGGTCGCAAGCACAAGGCGGAACCGCGTTGGGTGTTGCCCATGCTGTGCAAGGCCGGCAACGTCACCAAGACTGCCATCGGCTCAATCCGCATCTTCGACACCGAAAGCCATTTCGAAGTCGCTGCCGATAAGGCCGACAGCTTCGCCCGTAGTGTGGAGAAAAACGGCTCGGGCGAGCGTGGCGTCCAGATCCTCGCCATCGACGCCCCCGGCGAGCGCCCCACCTCTCCCCGAGCGGCCGGACCACGCCCGTCCAACAAGCGCCCTCCGGGGCCGCCGGCCCGCTATGATCCCGCAGCGCCGCGCTCCGAACGAAGCGACCGAAAGCAGCGCTACGGCTCGACTGCGCTTGGTGCCGACGACTTTGAGGCTCCGCCTGCAGAGGAAGTCCGCGCGCCGCGCCCGGACAAGCCGCGCGGCCCCAAGCCGACGACTAAGGACAAGGGTAAGCCGAAATGGGCCGGCAAGGCGGCCGAAGGCGAGCCCCGGCCGAAGAAGGCCAAGCCAGCCAAAAAGGACCACAAGCCCAAGCGCAAGCCTCAGGTCTAG
- a CDS encoding MarR family winged helix-turn-helix transcriptional regulator, producing the protein MSKAGETLQMDAILRGAGIAKSTVQAVISVDALLQNWRRRAMKRELGHRALQDLGIALELQQLDVLTAIGASVDEFGELANGETTVSSVGERLGIDPSRASRVVSEMVEAGYARRAVSQADARRTVVELTEAGGAIVEAVRAYKFLIMGDFLSSWTTVEVAQLVPLLRKFGAWPEHAQTGVDKFGAEIAALSEQVAVAATRAKAIQA; encoded by the coding sequence ATGAGTAAGGCCGGTGAGACTTTGCAGATGGATGCGATCCTGCGTGGAGCGGGCATTGCCAAAAGCACTGTGCAGGCGGTGATCAGCGTCGACGCCCTGCTGCAGAACTGGCGGCGGCGGGCCATGAAGCGCGAACTCGGCCACCGCGCGCTGCAGGACCTCGGCATCGCGCTTGAGCTACAGCAACTTGATGTGCTGACCGCAATTGGAGCGTCTGTAGATGAGTTCGGCGAACTGGCTAACGGTGAAACCACTGTCTCTTCGGTGGGTGAGCGGCTGGGGATCGATCCTTCCCGCGCCAGCCGTGTCGTTAGCGAAATGGTCGAGGCGGGGTATGCCAGGCGAGCTGTAAGCCAGGCCGATGCGCGTCGTACCGTTGTCGAGCTCACCGAGGCGGGAGGTGCGATAGTGGAAGCGGTGCGCGCCTACAAGTTCCTGATCATGGGAGACTTCCTCAGCAGCTGGACGACGGTGGAAGTCGCCCAGCTCGTGCCACTGCTCCGCAAGTTCGGCGCCTGGCCGGAGCACGCACAGACCGGTGTGGACAAATTTGGAGCAGAGATTGCCGCCCTTTCCGAGCAGGTGGCGGTAGCCGCCACCCGCGCAAAAGCAATCCAGGCCTAG